CCACATAATCAAAGTGAGGGGTATCGCCGCGAATAACGGCTCCCAAACAGATTACCGCATCATAGCGACCTGTGAGAGCCAGTTGGCGGGCAACTAAAGGAACTTCAAAACTTCCAGGCACCCAGGCATAGTCCACTTGAGTTCCATTCGGATTAATATCAACGCCGTGACGCTTCAGACAATCTTGGCATCCGGCTAACAGCTTACCCGTTACCAGGTCATTAAAGCGACCGATAACAATGGCAAAGCGAAAAGACTCAGTTTGAGCAAAGGTGCCTTCAAAAACAGCCATACTTTAAAAATCCACGATTAAAACGTCAGTTGTCCATTGTGCGGGTTAAAACAGCGCCTCAGCGAACAACTGACTCGGCGATGTAAATTTAGACGACTAAAAAATTTAGCGCCCCAACCACAAGAACCAGAACCACCCACAGCCCCGATCCT
This is a stretch of genomic DNA from Desertifilum tharense IPPAS B-1220. It encodes these proteins:
- the ribH gene encoding 6,7-dimethyl-8-ribityllumazine synthase; protein product: MAVFEGTFAQTESFRFAIVIGRFNDLVTGKLLAGCQDCLKRHGVDINPNGTQVDYAWVPGSFEVPLVARQLALTGRYDAVICLGAVIRGDTPHFDYVAAEVSKGIAAAGFQTGVPVIFGILTTDTLQQALERAGIKSNLGWNYGMSALEMASLMHQIRDRNLDATNGNPTSQTLPSASPPLKSASTEVQA